Proteins from a single region of Rhodopirellula halodulae:
- a CDS encoding ExbD/TolR family protein yields MSQGFIDDEDDDEPALPRKKRPEEEMDITPMIDITFLLLIFFVVASKMDPTQTGKIPEATNGLAISAKDSAVIFIEPAGGDSPAILRRYDGTEFSKDEETATSEIVEYLTGELEKSIGTNKNQVMLLGDAEVKVSEVTRVQKIVGDAFQDLEFTYIAVKEQ; encoded by the coding sequence ATGAGTCAAGGATTCATTGACGACGAAGACGATGACGAACCCGCCTTGCCGCGAAAGAAGCGGCCCGAGGAGGAGATGGACATCACACCGATGATCGACATCACGTTCCTCTTGCTGATCTTCTTTGTGGTGGCGTCCAAGATGGACCCGACTCAAACGGGCAAGATCCCCGAAGCCACCAACGGCTTGGCCATCTCGGCCAAGGATTCCGCGGTGATCTTCATCGAACCCGCCGGCGGCGATTCCCCCGCGATCTTGCGTCGGTACGACGGCACTGAATTCAGCAAAGACGAAGAAACGGCCACCAGCGAAATCGTCGAGTACCTCACCGGCGAGCTGGAGAAATCCATCGGAACCAACAAGAACCAAGTGATGCTGCTCGGCGACGCCGAAGTGAAGGTGTCGGAGGTCACCCGGGTTCAAAAAATTGTTGGCGATGCGTTCCAAGATTTGGAATTCACTTACATCGCTGTCAAAGAACAGTAA
- a CDS encoding MotA/TolQ/ExbB proton channel family protein, whose amino-acid sequence MLLAETSLYEIISNSTYAALAAVALWGLYQIVIVWTRVGQKRFKTEEEQDAFMDDVEQMLRAGDYEGVHEYCDGDTRAIPQMIDMAVENRAEGFKRAKQIMMDRFQRDVMSDIEYRLSWVSTVIKSAPMIGLFGTVFGMMGAFKTLATAEQVEPSALAGDIQVALVTTASGLAIAIPLMLLVANVMIRIAKMEDLVGSGLQRFFDAFKTGLAKTQGTAPAQTAAPATAEAVTAGV is encoded by the coding sequence TTGTTGCTCGCCGAAACTTCGCTGTACGAAATCATCTCCAACTCGACGTATGCGGCGTTGGCTGCCGTCGCGCTTTGGGGCCTGTATCAGATCGTGATTGTGTGGACCCGAGTTGGTCAGAAACGGTTTAAAACCGAAGAAGAACAAGACGCCTTCATGGACGACGTCGAACAAATGCTTCGAGCCGGTGACTACGAAGGGGTTCACGAATACTGCGACGGCGACACGCGAGCGATTCCGCAGATGATCGACATGGCCGTCGAGAACCGAGCCGAAGGGTTCAAACGAGCCAAGCAAATCATGATGGACCGATTCCAACGGGACGTGATGAGCGACATCGAATACCGGTTAAGCTGGGTCAGCACGGTGATCAAAAGTGCCCCCATGATCGGGCTGTTCGGAACGGTTTTCGGGATGATGGGTGCGTTTAAGACGTTGGCCACTGCCGAACAAGTCGAACCATCCGCGTTGGCAGGTGACATTCAGGTCGCACTGGTCACGACGGCCAGCGGTTTGGCCATCGCGATTCCTTTGATGCTGTTGGTTGCCAACGTGATGATCCGCATCGCGAAAATGGAAGACTTGGTTGGCTCGGGTCTGCAACGCTTCTTCGATGCTTTCAAAACGGGTTTGGCAAAAACACAAGGCACCGCGCCAGCCCAAACCGCTGCCCCAGCGACCGCTGAAGCCGTCACCGCCGGAGTTTGA
- a CDS encoding alanine/glycine:cation symporter family protein has protein sequence MLLSKLARSSWLRIVTLSVAIAFVGGGAAFGQDEVASEDIVTETSEPATTAADPTEEATAEAIGFDQQVDDLFRPVADTWGGFVFWGIELPYAGELPIVLLLLVGGAMFFTLAFGFINLRLFPLAIEVVSGKYDDIEKAGQDIPKGVEVMEVDGDLVDTIRDEGEGEVSHFQALATAVSGTVGLGNIAGVAVAIATGGPGATFWMIVCGLLGMSTKFVECTLGVKYRDVDENGIVHGGPMYYLKKGLAERGMAPVGKVFGVLFAIFCIGGSFGGGNAFQSNQAAQQIKSLLSLPDTGAAGTIIGLVMAALVAIVIIGGIKRIAKVTEKVVPLMALMYVIAALGIILMHIQSVPWAIGQVISGAFTMEAGIGGLIGVMVQGFRRAAFSNEAGAGSAAIAHSAVKTRYPASEGIVALLEPFIDTVVICTMTAIVIVLFNADGAFEWGQVESGTVLMEGVRLGGVDLTSAAFDSVLPGFRYLLTIAIILFAFSTMISWSYYGLQSWKYLFGRSQAADLSYKLLFCIVVVIGAAASLGSVIEFSDAMIFAMVFPNMIGLFLLFPKVREELQAYLKACGKS, from the coding sequence ATGTTGTTGTCAAAGCTCGCTCGTTCTAGCTGGCTAAGAATCGTGACGCTGTCGGTCGCCATCGCATTTGTGGGGGGAGGTGCCGCATTCGGGCAAGACGAAGTGGCTTCGGAAGATATCGTGACCGAGACTTCCGAACCCGCGACGACGGCAGCGGATCCGACCGAAGAGGCCACTGCAGAGGCCATCGGATTCGATCAACAAGTCGACGATTTGTTTCGTCCGGTAGCCGACACCTGGGGCGGATTCGTTTTTTGGGGCATCGAACTGCCTTACGCCGGTGAACTGCCAATTGTACTGCTGCTACTCGTCGGTGGAGCGATGTTCTTCACGCTCGCCTTCGGGTTCATCAACCTTCGGCTGTTTCCTTTGGCCATCGAAGTCGTTAGCGGCAAATACGATGACATTGAAAAGGCCGGGCAAGACATCCCCAAGGGTGTCGAAGTCATGGAGGTCGATGGGGACTTGGTCGATACCATCCGCGACGAGGGAGAAGGCGAGGTGTCTCACTTCCAAGCACTCGCCACCGCGGTTTCCGGAACGGTTGGACTGGGCAACATCGCGGGCGTGGCGGTGGCCATCGCAACCGGCGGTCCCGGCGCAACCTTCTGGATGATCGTCTGCGGTCTGCTCGGCATGTCGACCAAGTTTGTCGAGTGCACGCTGGGCGTGAAGTACCGCGACGTCGACGAGAACGGGATCGTGCACGGCGGACCGATGTACTACCTCAAAAAAGGCTTGGCTGAACGCGGCATGGCACCGGTCGGCAAAGTCTTCGGCGTGTTGTTTGCGATCTTTTGCATCGGCGGCTCCTTCGGCGGGGGCAATGCTTTCCAGTCCAACCAAGCCGCCCAGCAAATCAAGTCCTTGCTCAGCTTGCCCGACACAGGTGCCGCGGGAACGATCATCGGCCTGGTGATGGCGGCCTTGGTGGCCATCGTCATCATTGGCGGGATCAAGCGGATCGCGAAAGTGACCGAGAAAGTCGTTCCGCTGATGGCGCTGATGTACGTCATCGCCGCGTTGGGAATCATCTTGATGCACATCCAAAGCGTGCCGTGGGCGATCGGACAAGTCATCTCAGGTGCGTTCACGATGGAGGCCGGCATCGGCGGCTTGATTGGCGTGATGGTGCAAGGTTTTCGCCGAGCGGCATTCTCCAACGAAGCAGGTGCCGGATCGGCCGCCATCGCTCACTCGGCAGTCAAGACTCGCTATCCAGCATCCGAGGGCATCGTTGCTCTGCTGGAACCTTTCATCGACACCGTTGTGATCTGCACGATGACCGCGATTGTGATCGTGCTGTTCAACGCCGACGGAGCCTTTGAATGGGGACAAGTCGAATCCGGCACGGTACTGATGGAAGGCGTTCGACTGGGAGGCGTCGACCTGACGTCGGCCGCTTTTGATAGCGTGCTTCCTGGGTTCCGCTACCTGCTGACCATCGCGATCATCCTGTTCGCTTTTTCGACCATGATCTCGTGGTCTTACTACGGACTGCAGTCTTGGAAGTACCTGTTCGGACGCAGCCAAGCCGCTGACCTGAGCTACAAACTGCTGTTCTGCATCGTGGTTGTGATCGGTGCAGCGGCATCGCTCGGATCAGTCATCGAGTTCTCCGACGCGATGATTTTCGCGATGGTGTTCCCCAACATGATCGGTCTGTTCCTGCTGTTTCCAAAGGTCCGCGAGGAATTGCAGGCGTACCTGAAGGCCTGCGGCAAGAGCTAG
- a CDS encoding nucleotide pyrophosphatase/phosphodiesterase family protein, producing MTKLCILNVVGLTPKLLPHAPNLSALGNHRPWRSPVPAVTCTSQATMLTGISPRDHGVVGNGWLYRDTQEVRFWQQSRTLVQGDVVYDRYQTAKMFWWFNQTTTAELGATPKPHYGCDGSKEFDVLDWTGCQLTDRLGPFPFFAFWGPAAGIASSQWIADATAMVMRDKQPQLTLCYLPHLDYDYQRFSHQDPARVAEVDAAAAKVIAAAEEIGAKVVVVSEYGLVPVDTPVDINRVLRRSGWLQVRNGPFGEMLLPGESHAFAVADHQLAHVYVRQSELIAEVRNTLEQTPGIAAVVDPGDIQLDHPRSGELIALAEPNAWFTYYYWLSDDRAPDFARTVDIHRKPGYDPCELFMTSKLRAAARLAQKKAGMRYKMDVIPLDSNLVRGSHGVLPADDEDGPLILGPGDLPEDMQGFPAYVESMLGNPG from the coding sequence GTGACAAAACTTTGCATTCTGAACGTTGTTGGACTGACTCCAAAGCTGCTCCCGCACGCTCCGAATCTGTCTGCCTTGGGAAATCATCGGCCTTGGAGGAGTCCCGTGCCGGCGGTCACCTGTACCAGCCAAGCCACGATGTTGACCGGTATCTCACCCCGTGATCACGGCGTTGTTGGCAATGGTTGGCTGTACCGTGACACGCAAGAAGTCCGCTTTTGGCAGCAGTCACGAACATTGGTTCAGGGCGATGTGGTCTACGATCGCTATCAAACGGCCAAGATGTTTTGGTGGTTCAATCAAACCACTACCGCTGAGTTGGGGGCCACGCCTAAACCGCATTACGGTTGCGATGGCAGCAAAGAGTTTGACGTGCTGGATTGGACGGGGTGCCAGTTGACCGATCGGCTCGGCCCCTTTCCTTTCTTCGCGTTCTGGGGCCCAGCGGCTGGCATCGCATCGAGTCAATGGATCGCGGATGCGACGGCCATGGTGATGCGAGACAAGCAACCGCAGCTCACGCTTTGTTATTTGCCGCATTTGGATTACGACTACCAGCGTTTTTCGCACCAAGATCCAGCCCGCGTGGCCGAGGTGGACGCTGCCGCGGCCAAGGTCATCGCTGCCGCAGAAGAGATTGGTGCGAAGGTCGTCGTCGTCAGTGAATACGGATTGGTCCCGGTGGATACTCCGGTGGATATCAATCGCGTTCTCCGTCGTTCCGGCTGGTTGCAGGTTCGCAATGGTCCATTCGGTGAGATGTTGCTGCCCGGCGAAAGCCATGCGTTCGCGGTGGCGGATCACCAGTTGGCCCATGTTTATGTGCGTCAGTCGGAGTTGATAGCCGAGGTACGAAACACGCTGGAGCAAACACCAGGAATCGCGGCGGTGGTGGATCCCGGTGACATTCAGCTTGATCATCCTCGCAGCGGCGAGTTGATCGCATTGGCTGAGCCGAATGCGTGGTTCACGTACTACTACTGGCTCAGTGACGATCGTGCACCGGATTTTGCACGCACCGTCGATATCCACCGCAAGCCCGGCTATGACCCCTGTGAGTTGTTCATGACCAGCAAACTTCGCGCGGCAGCACGTCTGGCGCAGAAGAAAGCGGGGATGCGGTACAAGATGGACGTGATCCCGTTGGATTCCAACTTGGTTCGCGGTAGCCACGGGGTGTTGCCGGCGGATGACGAAGATGGACCGTTGATCTTGGGGCCGGGCGACTTGCCGGAGGACATGCAAGGTTTTCCGGCCTACGTTGAATCTATGTTGGGCAATCCCGGCTAA
- the dusB gene encoding tRNA dihydrouridine synthase DusB, with the protein MNDKSSATAHKISRKVPPLRIGDLVIDPPILQAPMAGFTNAAFRHIVREFGGAGLLATEMVNARGFVWLDENEAEHPDRLWGVAEEPRPLAVQIWDNDPETMAKVGRRLAEEYRVSVVDINFGCPVRQVTEKAHSGSYLLREPNRMHAIISRLVEVCAPTPVTAKIRLGCNRDNINCNEIAHVVEEAGAAALTVHGRTAADMFRGNADWDRISEIKSHLRNIPLIGNGDLDSAEKVVAAFEQYDVDAVMIARACLGRPWLFAQAAAALRGDPVPPEPTLAEQRDVMLKHYGLVVDRFGEEKGTVLMRKYACCYAQGKHGARYFRTHVAKVSTLEEFHSVVEEYFPLRDPKEEVESATAS; encoded by the coding sequence ATGAACGACAAGTCCTCCGCAACCGCCCACAAGATCTCGCGAAAGGTTCCGCCGCTTCGGATTGGCGATTTGGTCATTGACCCGCCGATTTTGCAAGCACCCATGGCGGGATTCACCAATGCTGCGTTCCGGCACATTGTACGTGAATTCGGTGGCGCCGGGCTGCTGGCCACCGAAATGGTCAACGCCCGCGGGTTCGTGTGGTTGGACGAAAACGAAGCCGAGCACCCGGACCGATTGTGGGGGGTGGCCGAAGAACCACGACCTTTGGCGGTTCAAATTTGGGACAACGACCCCGAGACCATGGCCAAGGTGGGCAGGCGTTTGGCGGAAGAATATCGCGTCAGCGTCGTCGATATCAACTTCGGATGCCCGGTTCGGCAAGTCACCGAAAAGGCCCACAGCGGCAGTTACCTGCTTCGCGAACCCAACCGCATGCACGCCATCATTTCGCGGCTGGTGGAAGTCTGTGCTCCCACTCCCGTAACGGCAAAAATCCGGCTGGGGTGCAATCGAGACAATATCAATTGCAACGAGATCGCCCACGTGGTGGAAGAAGCCGGTGCGGCCGCGCTCACCGTTCACGGCCGAACCGCCGCGGACATGTTTCGAGGCAACGCGGACTGGGACCGCATCAGCGAAATCAAATCCCATCTCCGCAACATCCCGCTGATCGGCAATGGTGATCTCGACAGTGCCGAAAAAGTGGTTGCCGCGTTTGAGCAATATGATGTCGATGCCGTGATGATCGCTCGCGCCTGCCTCGGTCGTCCGTGGCTCTTCGCACAAGCCGCCGCGGCACTTCGTGGTGACCCCGTTCCCCCCGAACCCACCTTGGCGGAACAACGCGATGTCATGCTCAAGCACTACGGCTTGGTCGTGGATCGCTTTGGCGAAGAAAAGGGCACGGTACTGATGCGCAAGTACGCCTGCTGCTACGCCCAAGGCAAACACGGTGCCCGCTACTTCCGAACGCACGTCGCGAAAGTTTCCACGCTCGAAGAATTTCACTCCGTGGTCGAGGAATACTTCCCGCTTCGTGATCCGAAAGAAGAAGTCGAATCCGCCACCGCGAGCTGA
- a CDS encoding glycosyltransferase family 4 protein codes for MVSRPLRVGLVAWHALPAIVPTDDSGGLAGGRSPGKPKYGESFGGLETAIWTLARHMAKLPGIEPVCFVEATAARNGSQPWPKEVDGVRLAIHVQRFKAIRHEVGECVDFGAKRIKRFSPKLLWQLPLLMATRPFRSRDPVDSLPDPRLFDQAVDAWIAFGVTASSSRVVATADRERTPCFVCIRSNAGLEDGLLGDDEYKNECGDTASARRYALLQADHVVCQSQWQLDRLREVFHRDGLLARNPIDCREWRPPWKVDVPESLAAPFDVLWVGRYDDFHKQPKLMLEAAKKLPHRSIKMIVNPFDPRVEAEVRQSVPSNVELIDRVPFEQMPAVFGAARTFVSTGSLRHEGFPNVLLQAAASHTPIVSLSDHDQFLQRSGAGVTSSESLDDLPRLIEQQITEPTVSWSRVDDYLQQFHQADAIASQFAVWIQTAIESKRTPG; via the coding sequence ATGGTTTCCAGACCTCTTCGCGTCGGGTTGGTCGCGTGGCACGCGCTTCCGGCCATCGTGCCGACGGATGATTCCGGAGGCCTTGCTGGCGGACGCTCTCCAGGAAAGCCGAAGTACGGTGAATCGTTTGGAGGGTTGGAAACAGCAATCTGGACGTTGGCTCGGCACATGGCGAAGTTGCCTGGTATCGAGCCCGTTTGTTTTGTGGAGGCGACTGCTGCACGCAATGGCAGTCAGCCGTGGCCAAAGGAGGTGGACGGTGTCCGTTTGGCGATTCACGTCCAGCGTTTCAAAGCGATCCGACACGAAGTGGGGGAGTGCGTGGACTTCGGGGCTAAACGAATCAAGAGGTTTTCGCCGAAGCTTCTGTGGCAGCTCCCCCTTCTGATGGCGACGAGGCCGTTTCGCTCTCGCGATCCGGTCGATTCGTTGCCCGATCCACGACTTTTCGATCAAGCTGTCGATGCTTGGATCGCTTTTGGTGTGACGGCATCCAGCTCTCGCGTGGTTGCTACGGCGGACCGGGAACGCACGCCTTGTTTTGTGTGCATTCGGTCCAATGCGGGGCTTGAGGATGGTTTGTTGGGCGACGATGAATACAAGAATGAGTGCGGTGACACTGCGTCCGCTCGTCGGTACGCATTGTTGCAGGCTGATCACGTTGTCTGTCAAAGCCAATGGCAATTGGACCGTCTTCGCGAGGTGTTTCATCGTGATGGTTTACTTGCTCGCAATCCGATTGATTGCAGGGAGTGGCGTCCTCCTTGGAAGGTCGACGTGCCCGAGTCGTTAGCGGCCCCATTCGATGTGCTTTGGGTTGGGCGCTACGATGATTTTCACAAGCAACCAAAGCTTATGTTGGAGGCGGCGAAAAAGTTGCCTCATCGATCGATCAAGATGATCGTCAATCCGTTTGATCCACGAGTGGAGGCTGAGGTCCGGCAGTCGGTGCCGAGCAATGTGGAACTCATCGATCGAGTTCCCTTTGAGCAGATGCCAGCCGTATTTGGGGCCGCGCGGACGTTCGTTTCAACTGGCAGTCTTCGGCACGAGGGGTTCCCAAATGTGCTGCTACAAGCTGCCGCTTCTCACACTCCCATCGTATCGCTTTCCGATCACGACCAGTTTTTGCAGCGATCGGGCGCTGGCGTGACGAGCAGCGAATCGTTGGACGACTTGCCTCGCCTGATCGAGCAACAGATCACTGAGCCGACGGTGAGTTGGAGTCGCGTCGATGATTACCTGCAGCAGTTCCATCAGGCCGACGCGATCGCATCGCAGTTCGCCGTTTGGATTCAAACCGCGATCGAATCAAAACGCACGCCCGGTTAG
- a CDS encoding lipopolysaccharide biosynthesis protein — MVQFFSPEIQGFYMTFWSVIGLQMFFELAFPQTIVTMTSHLWSDLDLDEHRRLIGEKDAVSRLTHLIRISVLVQVALAASFAILASAFGLWFFSDDPAADVINWRLPWLTLVGLSSIAFALIPFLAVLEGCGQVREIHKLNLLRGVAGSAFVWLAIPLGAELWVPAIATAVRLVCEVGWLLGKFPRFFYAFTKSPMHAKVAWRQEIWPFQSKMMVKGFFHYFNADVMLPILFRYQDSVAAGQFGMTWNIVQSIRMACSSWVRTRVPHFGVLIARKEYAELDRIFFRVGKIALALMFILGAIFLLGVFGLGYFDCRYAHRFLSAEPTALLIIGLWMALVFEFQWLYLHAHGKSPYLILNLIGCCLSGLLFWWSGFQYGVMGMSVAFLFMQGVVYLPLSTVGWIHLRKQWHEQAAEHP; from the coding sequence GTGGTTCAGTTCTTCTCGCCGGAGATCCAAGGGTTCTATATGACATTTTGGTCTGTGATCGGGCTACAGATGTTCTTTGAACTAGCATTTCCGCAGACGATCGTGACGATGACCAGTCATTTATGGAGCGATTTGGACCTGGATGAACACCGGCGTTTGATTGGTGAGAAGGATGCTGTCTCCCGCTTGACTCATTTGATACGCATTTCGGTGTTGGTTCAGGTGGCTCTCGCCGCGTCATTTGCAATTCTGGCGAGTGCATTTGGGCTATGGTTTTTCTCTGATGATCCGGCTGCCGATGTGATCAATTGGAGGTTGCCTTGGTTAACATTGGTTGGTCTCTCGTCAATCGCGTTCGCACTGATTCCCTTCCTGGCAGTGCTAGAGGGGTGCGGTCAAGTTCGCGAGATTCACAAGCTGAATTTGCTGCGAGGGGTTGCGGGAAGTGCGTTTGTTTGGCTTGCAATTCCTCTTGGAGCTGAGCTCTGGGTCCCAGCGATTGCGACGGCGGTTCGTTTAGTTTGTGAGGTTGGTTGGCTGTTGGGTAAGTTTCCGCGTTTCTTCTATGCGTTTACAAAATCACCAATGCACGCGAAGGTTGCTTGGCGGCAGGAGATATGGCCGTTTCAGTCCAAAATGATGGTGAAAGGATTTTTTCACTATTTCAATGCAGATGTGATGCTTCCGATTCTCTTTCGGTATCAAGATTCGGTTGCTGCTGGGCAGTTCGGGATGACCTGGAACATTGTGCAGTCGATTCGCATGGCCTGTTCATCGTGGGTCCGAACGAGGGTTCCGCATTTTGGGGTTTTGATCGCTAGGAAAGAGTACGCTGAGCTTGACCGGATTTTTTTTCGAGTCGGCAAGATTGCTTTAGCGTTGATGTTCATTCTTGGAGCGATCTTTTTGCTCGGAGTGTTCGGTTTGGGTTACTTCGATTGTCGGTATGCCCATCGGTTTCTGTCTGCAGAACCAACTGCCCTGCTGATCATTGGGTTGTGGATGGCGCTGGTTTTTGAATTTCAGTGGCTCTATCTGCATGCGCACGGAAAATCACCGTATTTGATTCTGAATTTGATCGGCTGTTGTCTTAGCGGTCTTTTGTTTTGGTGGAGCGGGTTTCAATATGGCGTGATGGGCATGAGTGTTGCTTTCTTGTTCATGCAAGGAGTTGTTTACTTGCCCCTCTCAACCGTCGGATGGATCCATCTCCGGAAGCAATGGCACGAGCAGGCAGCCGAACATCCATGA
- a CDS encoding sulfatase-like hydrolase/transferase, producing MLGNLYSVVIRAGALLMFVRWLRPESSAHLHLGWRSLLWGQLLAIAVLMTLGRQTHGLFLVPLGNEAVIHIAAWRVIQASSPLLLLYVLGILSRSKFWVVPCMTAWWYLILLDLVVYRWAAMHVLSGDFFNLVRERTLGLLPYLTFAMVLRFVVAISLIALATWLGLTLADRTAKWLCRRQHRFSLMGASVAWAMAVLLLAAPACWNWPSTLAAMHAEPSRHPFCVFGCFDPRSSVVAEEFVEGELPLVLRESAVQRRAQAMRFNVASAVGTSGVETSSADVLLVVVESLRPEVVDAEVMPNLHTAAERGVWLRNHFSGGNASSLGLFSLVNGLDAIWFYRADVRFAPAMNRLFHQAGYECGFFGAAEDWAAFQMDAFIREEVYDAFNISPFEGLRSDQEAIQACRSFLAKSENRGPRLAVLYLYATHAPFEVDLSVTQDEPAASRHYPLPFGPNHRPAVWNRYRNAARSVDRILAPLLQRQDCIVAVVGDHGESFLDDGTIGHGTRLSAVQTQTPAIIVGPDVVPKTVAATTSHADLLPTLLSLCDVSVSDSGCFDGRDLTDAKIRPRVIAVADYLREQALLVPSEEAADRRFLGLQVEISLVEPRLRILGPRGEVGNVANPEVTSPLRLPGMAHDYLQQSFPE from the coding sequence GTGCTTGGCAATCTGTACTCCGTTGTGATTCGTGCTGGTGCATTGTTGATGTTCGTGCGATGGTTGCGTCCCGAAAGCTCAGCTCATTTACATCTGGGTTGGCGAAGTTTGCTGTGGGGGCAGTTGCTCGCAATTGCAGTATTGATGACGCTTGGCCGGCAAACCCACGGGTTGTTCTTGGTGCCATTGGGAAACGAAGCGGTGATACACATCGCCGCTTGGCGAGTCATTCAAGCTTCTTCACCGCTGCTGCTCCTATATGTTCTTGGCATTTTGTCGCGAAGCAAGTTCTGGGTGGTGCCGTGTATGACTGCTTGGTGGTACCTGATCTTGTTGGATTTGGTGGTGTATCGGTGGGCGGCGATGCATGTGCTGTCGGGCGATTTCTTCAATTTGGTTCGAGAGCGTACGCTCGGGCTGTTGCCGTATCTGACTTTCGCGATGGTCTTGCGGTTCGTTGTTGCGATCTCTCTGATCGCGTTGGCGACTTGGTTGGGTTTGACGCTGGCGGATCGAACGGCGAAGTGGCTGTGTCGTCGGCAACACCGTTTCAGTTTGATGGGAGCTTCCGTTGCGTGGGCTATGGCGGTGCTGTTGTTGGCTGCGCCAGCGTGTTGGAATTGGCCCAGCACGTTGGCTGCGATGCACGCGGAACCTTCGCGACATCCGTTTTGCGTTTTCGGATGTTTTGATCCGCGGTCGTCCGTCGTTGCGGAGGAATTCGTCGAGGGAGAGTTGCCGTTGGTGCTTCGCGAATCTGCTGTGCAGCGGCGAGCCCAGGCGATGCGTTTCAACGTTGCGTCCGCTGTTGGGACATCGGGAGTGGAGACTTCGTCGGCGGATGTGTTGTTGGTTGTGGTGGAGTCTCTGCGGCCGGAGGTGGTCGATGCGGAAGTGATGCCGAACTTGCACACGGCGGCGGAGCGTGGAGTTTGGTTGAGGAATCACTTTTCTGGCGGGAACGCCAGTTCGCTGGGGCTGTTTTCGTTGGTGAACGGGCTGGATGCGATCTGGTTCTATCGAGCGGATGTCCGGTTCGCTCCTGCGATGAATCGGTTGTTCCATCAAGCCGGCTATGAGTGCGGATTCTTTGGTGCCGCGGAAGATTGGGCGGCCTTTCAAATGGATGCGTTCATTCGCGAGGAGGTTTATGACGCCTTCAACATCAGTCCCTTCGAAGGTTTGCGTTCGGATCAGGAAGCAATCCAGGCCTGTCGATCGTTCTTGGCAAAATCTGAAAATCGCGGGCCGCGGCTGGCTGTGCTCTATCTGTACGCGACTCACGCTCCTTTTGAGGTGGATTTGTCCGTCACACAAGATGAACCGGCCGCATCGCGTCACTACCCGCTCCCGTTTGGACCGAATCATCGACCAGCGGTTTGGAATCGCTATCGCAATGCGGCTCGAAGCGTGGATCGCATTCTGGCTCCGCTGTTGCAACGGCAAGACTGCATCGTTGCCGTCGTTGGGGATCACGGCGAATCGTTTTTGGACGACGGAACGATTGGCCATGGGACTCGATTGTCTGCGGTTCAAACGCAAACGCCAGCGATCATTGTTGGGCCGGATGTGGTACCCAAAACGGTCGCGGCAACGACGAGCCACGCCGATTTGTTACCGACGTTGTTATCGTTGTGCGACGTCTCGGTGAGTGATTCTGGTTGCTTTGATGGGCGCGACCTAACGGACGCGAAAATTCGCCCACGTGTGATCGCGGTTGCCGACTACCTTCGCGAGCAAGCTCTGCTCGTTCCGAGCGAAGAAGCCGCAGATCGGCGGTTCCTCGGTTTGCAAGTGGAGATTTCGTTGGTTGAGCCTCGGTTGCGGATCTTGGGGCCGCGAGGCGAAGTCGGAAACGTAGCCAATCCGGAAGTTACCTCTCCGCTGCGGCTTCCTGGCATGGCTCATGACTATCTGCAGCAATCGTTCCCAGAATAG